The proteins below come from a single Bactrocera tryoni isolate S06 unplaced genomic scaffold, CSIRO_BtryS06_freeze2 scaffold_25, whole genome shotgun sequence genomic window:
- the LOC120780851 gene encoding uncharacterized protein LOC120780851: protein MNTDAIDADAVLKMTVVTLKEKLRSLGLGIVGRKHELRERLLRHLGLIDDGDDDDDDDDGFQSNKSAIESPARSSATLVRTAHFTFKDIQESLSTFDGNDTSDVEKWIEQIEENAEIVNWNEVHKFIYAKQLLRGAAKLFVSSQTGLRNWNSLTSALIKEFGNKLSAADVHKVLGKRFKKPGESYREYLYALMEIGKSVRLDEGSLLEYFVDGIPGSKFSKATLYQAKTIIELKEQIVTYEKITRDSRDNHKKVEIHNRAKQENINSSLPARVEKRCFKCGEFSHVAKECKHKQFKCFKCQQMGHRSFECKAQQGASTKREQGHVNSIGEVSKANLKLKQIKICNVDAWALIDTGCSLCLMRCDTFSKLDKSIKLTPEQRQLFGIGAAKISTMGSFEAMVLIDNSPVNLTFHVVETGDISYEVILGNSILKHFDMMVRDDGVEFKRRVITQSSYKSDGAKNDVSKDDDPMTNIFLNKCFNIDFKETDYDLSHLKNQLASTVRQMIEQYEPKKDDNPLVNMKIVLTDEVPVYQPPRRVSYEEQKVIEKQVEQWLDEGIIRPSCSSYASPVVLVSKKNGTKRLCCDYRKLNSKIIRDNFPMTLIDDALEKLREANVYTTLDLAKGFFHVPVDANSRKYTAFVTHSGQYEFQYVPFGCDMRISESAPLTEIIENEAIESFESDRNEAPQLAKQNISAIQEENRRSYNRKRHWAI, encoded by the exons ATGAATACAGATGCTATAGACGCGGACGCTGTCTTAAAAATGACGGTAGTGACCTTGAAGGAAAAATTAAGAAGCTTGGGGTTAGGAATAGTCGGACGTAAACATGAACTTAGGGAAAGACTGCTCCGACATTTAGGCCTGATCGACGATGgtgacgacgacgacgatgacGATGATGGTTTCCAGTCAAATAAATCCGCAATTGAATCTCCAGCTAGATCATCAGCTACACTTGTACGCACCGCACATTTTACCTTTAAAGATATTCAGGAAAGCCTTTCAACCTTTGATGGCAATGACACGTCCGATGTAGAGAAGTGGATTGAGCAGATCGAAGAGAATGCAGAAATTGTAAATTGGAACGAGGttcacaaatttatatatgcgAAACAATTACTACGTGGTGCCGCTAAACTTTTTGTAAGTAGTCAAACTGGGTTGCGTAACTGGAATTCCCTGACATCTGCTCTAATCAAGGAGTTTGGTAACAAGTTATCGGCGGCTGACGTTCATAAAGTACTGGGCAAAAGATTTAAGAAGCCAGGGGAATCATACCGTGAATATTTATATGCGTTGATGGAGATAGGCAAATCTGTACGCTTGGATGAAGGAAGtttattagaatattttgtAGACGGCATTCCCGGTTCTAAATTCAGTAAGGCTACACTGTACCAGGCGAAAACCATAATCGAGCTTAAAGAACAAATAGTCACTTACGAAAAGATAACACGGGACTCGAGGGATAATCATAAGAAAGTTGAAATACATAATAGGGCCAAACAAGAAAACATTAATTCTTCGCTGCCAGCAAGAGTCGAAAAGAGGTGCTTTAAATGTGGCGAATTTTCGCATGTAGCGAAAGAGTGCAAGCACAAACAATTCAAGTGTTTTAAGTGCCAACAAATGGGGCATAGGTCGTTCGAATGCAAGGCGCAGCAAGGCGCCAGTACAAAGCGTGAACAGGGTCACGTAAATTCAATCGGTGAAGTCTCTAAAGCTAATTTGaaacttaaacaaataaaaatttgcaatgtCGACGCATGGGCTCTAATCGATACGGGCTGTAGTTTGTGTCTGATGAGATGTGACACATTTAGCAAGCTGGACAAATCCATAAAGTTAACTCCGGAACAACGGCAGTTGTTTGGTATCGGTGCAGCTAAAATATCAACGATGGGTAGTTTTGAGGCCATGGTATTGATCGATAACAGCCCTGTAAACTTGACATTCCACGTCGTAGAAACAGGTGACATTAGCTACGAGGTGATCCTTggtaattcaattttaaaacatttcgaCATGATGGTTCGCGACGATGGTGTTGAATTCAAGAGAAGAGTGATTACACAGAGTAGTTATAAATCGGATGGGGCAAAAAATGACGTATCAAAGGACGATGATCCGATGacaaacattttcttaaataaatgctTTAACATTGATTTTAAGGAAACAGATTATGATCTAAGTCATCTTAAGAACCAGTTAGCAAGCACGGTAAGACAGATGATTGAACAATATGAACCGAAGAAAGACGATAACCCACTAGTGAATATGAAAATCGTTCTCACCGACGAAGTTCCTGTTTACCAACCACCACGAAGGGTGTCATATGAAGAGCAAAAAGTGATAGAAAAACAAGTCGAACAGTGGTTAGACGAAGGCATAATACGCCCAAGCTGTTCAAGTTACGCATCACCTGTGGTGCTCGTGTCAAAGAAGAATGGTACAAAACGACTTTGCTGCGATTACCGTAAACTCAATTCGAAGATCATACGGGATAATTTTCCCATGACCCTAATTGATGACGCGCTAGAGAAGCTTAGAGAAGCGAACGTATACACAACTTTGGATCTGGCCAAAGGCTTCTTCCACGTACCGGTGGATGCGAATTCGCGCAAATACACGGCATTTGTTACACACAGTGGCCAGTATGAATTTCAGTATGTGCCTTTTG GATGTGACATGAGGATATCAGAATCGGCACCACTAACCGAAATCATCGAAAACGAAGCAATTGAGTCGTTCGAATCCGATCGCAATGAAGCTCCACAATTAGCAAAACAGAACATTTCAGCGATTCAGGAGGAGAATCGGCGTAGCTATAATCGTAAACGCCATTGGGCCATATAA